A genomic segment from Stegostoma tigrinum isolate sSteTig4 chromosome 1, sSteTig4.hap1, whole genome shotgun sequence encodes:
- the smim18 gene encoding small integral membrane protein 18 gives MAGNNFSQTWFVINDATSINQDTEFQVQQMQLFNDSWKIAFFLILLLFVLTVISLVLLAFLHELLLCCFCTKSKSLESLENEPQAARIVMSTMKRQS, from the coding sequence ATGGCAGGCAATAACTTTAGTCAAACTTGGTTTGTGATCAACGATGCCACATCTATAAATCAAGACACTGAATTTCAAGTCCAGCAGATGCAGCTGTTTAATGATAGCTGGAAGATTGCTTTCTTTCTTATTTTGCTGCTGTTTGTTCTCACTGTAATTAGCCTGGTTTTATTAGCATTTCTCCATGAACTGCTTCTTTGCTGCTTTTGTACAAAGAGCAAAAGTTTAGAAAGTCTGGAAAATGAACCCCAAGCTGCAAGAATTGTGATGAGTACTATGAAAAGACAAAGTTGA